ATTTTTGGATTATATTTCATTGTACATGAACCTAGAGGAACCGGTCCAACATCAATTCCGTAGGATATCTGACTCAGCCTAGTAAAGTGCCTGACAACCTCCAACTCGCTCAAGTTGGGAAGCGCTAGCTCTTTTCTCCTAAGAGATTCAGGTAATAGCTCTATTTCTTCCTTCTCTCTCTCAATTCTATATTCAAATAAGAGCTTTTCATCCCATTTAGCCTGCCTAAATACCATTTGATAGCACCTCCCTCAGAGATGCTCCAAAAATTTCTATATCCTCTCTCTCATGAACTTCTGTAGCACATGATATTCCTCCTTGAACAGTCATTGAGAAGGGAATTATTGATCTTTCTTTTACCATTCTCATGAAGATTTTCTTGCTATCTTTTCCAGAAGGAAAACGAAATGCTATATTTTTGTAGTGCAGTGCCCTCGGATGAATGATTTCTAAACCGTTCTCGCTCAGCTTTTTCTTCAGTTCTTCTGTTAATTCCAGTATCTTTGAGCCCTCCTTTCTCAATCCCCTTGATCCTTTTAGAGCAAGGCTTACCAGTGCAGCTATTGCATTCAATGAAGCACCAGTTGTTATATTCGAAGTTGCCTTCTCTCTTCTTATATGTTGCTCCCTGCTCTGGAGAATCATAGCATAGCCTATATTTCCATCAGCATCAACGGTCTCGCCAATCAGTCTTCCTGGTAGATTTCTCAGCAGCTCTCTATCGTTCCTAATTCCCAATATTCCAAGTAGCATGCCTCCCCCATACAATGGAAGGCCCAGCGATTGCCCCTCTCCAACAACAATGTCTACTCCAAGGTCTCCTGGAGGAGCGAGGATGCCTAGGGATGAAGGGTCTGAGAATGCAATTGCAATTGAGTTGGCATTATGCGCTTCCTGAATTATCTCAGCAGTTGTTTTTCTCACTTCTCCAGTATTTGAGGGATAATCAACAATTACTCCTGCACCTTTTTCATTCCTTATTTTCGATAATTCCTCAGAGTTTATCTCTCCTGTCTCTTCATCAAACGAGTATTCTACATAGGAAATTTCGTGACCTTGAAAATATGTTTTCAGGACGCTCTTGTATTCTTCAAAAAGGGTGCTGGGAACCAAGATTTTTTTGTTCTTCTTCACCCTGACAGACATTAGCGATGCCTCTGCCAAAGCTGTGGCCCCGTCATACATGCCCGCATTTACTATCTCGACACCATAAAGTACTGCCATAGCGCTTTGATATTCAAAAAGCATCTTGAGAAGCCCTTGAGAAACCTCTGGCTGATATGGAGTATAAGCCGTTAGAATCTCTCCTCTTGATATTATGGCATCAACTACTGGATGAGTGTAGTGAGGAGCAACAGGTCCCCCAGCAAAAATCCTGTATAGTGGGATATCCTCAACATCCATTAGAGAAGAAGCCATTTCCCTCTCAATGCTAATTGAAGATAGAGGGATCCCCCTCCCTACTTTGAGCTTTCTGTTGAGGAGAAATTCCCTTGGAATATCGGAAAACAACTCCATTGGATCATTTATTCCTATTGTTTTGAGCATTTCTTCAATAATCTTTTCATCGTCATTGGGTATCCATGGATGAGCGGATCTCAAATTTTTCCCCCCATTCGGAGCAAATATCACATGATAAAAAATCAAGGACAAGCCATAATAAATAAACCATAGAAACAATTTTTGATATTCGAGAGATGGTGAGGATGTCAAGAATTAGCTGGAAGGACGTATTAGCAATATTACTCATAGTATCGATAGCTCTATTGCTCAAGCCAGCCCTCTCAGCTGTTTCAGGAACAACTACACCTATAGCTGTAGTAAAGGGAAACAGCATGCTGCCTCTCTTGCGGGAAGGAGACATCGTATTTCTGCATCACGTTCCGCCGCAAGATATAGCAGTCGGCGAAGTAGTTGTCTATCAAAGTATTTATGGAGGATACATCATACACAGGGTCGTCAGCATCATTCAGACTCCAACTGGCATATTTTATGTCACAAAGGGAGATAACAACCCCTCCGATGACAGCTTACTGGGGCAGTTCGTGGATGGTCCGGGAATACCTTATGATAGAATAGTGGGGGTAGTCTGGTCTCCATTCAACAAAACATTTGTCATCCCTCTGATAGGGATAATTTCCATTGTTATATGAATTATTGAAACAAGCTAGGAACATGTAATCACTGTTTAAAATCCTTTTTCACATTATATTCTGTCAAGAGTGATGGGTTTGCGAAAATTTGTATTTGTAACCGGAGGAGTGATGTCTGGTATAGGAAAGGGAATAACAACAGCCAGCTTAGCAATGCTCGTCTCGAGGATGGGCTACTCCGTTACGGTTATCAAGATAGATCCATATCTCAATGTTGATGCGGGAACTATGAATCCCTATATGCATGGAGAAGTCTTTGTCACGGAGGATGGTGGAGAAACAGACCTTGATCTAGGTCACTATGAGAGATTCCTTGGCAAGAATTTGAGCAAGGAGAACAACATAACTACTGGGAAGATTTATGGAAGCGTAATAGAGAAAGAAAGGAGAGGGGATTATCTGGGTCAGACAGTTCAGATAATTCCTCACATTACCGATGAAATAAAGGGCCAAATTCTGAAAGTCAGTGAAAAAGAAGGGAGTGATGTAACCTTCATAGAAATTGGGGGAACAGTTGGAGACATAGAGAGCCTGCCATTTTTGGAAGCGGCAAGGCAGATGATGATAGACTATGGAAGAGAAAATGTCGCTTATATTCACACTGCTTACCTTCCAGTGCTTCCAACGACTAATGAAATAAAGACGAAGCCTCTTCAGCACAGTGTAAATGAATTGAGGAGAATAGGAATACAGCCTGATATGATAGTAGGAAGGAGCACCATTAAGCTACCCACTGATATAAAGAAGAAGATCTCTCTCTTCACAAATGTTCCAGAAAAGGGTATAATAAGCGCCCACGATGCCGATGTGGTTTATGAGGTTCCTTTGATCATGAATGAGCAGGGAGCGAGCAAGTACTTGGTTGAAAGATTAATGATTCCATATAGAGAACCAGTGCTTGATGATTGGAAGGACTTCGTGGAAAAGCTGAAGGGCCTAGAAGGGGAAGTAAAAATTGGAATGGTAGGCAAGTACACTGCTTTGCATGACAGCTATTTGAGCATAAAAGAAGCGATCATTCATTCTTCTGTTCTTGTCGGAAAGAGAGTTAATCTCAAGTGGATAGAAGCAACAGAGCTTGAGGAAGGGAAGGTGAAGGTTGAAGAAGCTCTTTCCAACCTATCGGGAGCTGTGATCCTTCCAGGATTTGGAAAGAGAGGAAGCGAGGGAAAAATAGCAGCAATAAAATACATTAGAGAGAATAACATCCCCATGCTTGGAATCTGCTTTGGCCTGCAGCTCTCAGTAGTGGAGTTTGCAAGGAATGTTCTTGGCCTTCAATCGGCCAACAGTACTGAACTTGAACCAAACACACCCCATCCAGTCGTTTCCTTATTGGAAGAGCAGAAGAAGGTGGAAATGCTTGGAGGAACAATGAGACTGGGAAGCTATCCAATATTGTTGGAAAAGGGGACAATGGCTTATTCAATTTATAAAAATGAAACGATTTATGAGAGGCACAGACACAGATATGAAGTAAATCCTAGATATATAGAAAAATTGGAAAGTGCTGGGCTAAAAATATCAGGATGGAGCAAGGAAGGAAAAAGAGCGGAAATAATAGAGTACAGGAAAAACAAATTCTATTTTGCTACTCAATTTCATCCAGAATTCAAAAGCAATCCGCTTCATCCATCGCCACCTTTTGTGGAGTTCTTGAAAGCAGCAGCATCCTCTACATGAAAATATATCCTACTCCTCTCTTTGTTTCATCTAAACATGTATCCTATCAATTTCCATTAATTTATAAACCGCATCATTTAAAGGGTGTTCTAGCATAGAGATTAATGAAATGACAGGTGTGATGGGATGCCTTCTAGAGGAAAAAACAATTCTCCTACATATAAAATCGAGAACATTGTAGCCACTGTAAGCATAGATCAAAAACTTGATCTTCACGAAATTGAGCGTAGAGTGCCTCGCGTAGAGTACAATCCAGACCAATTTCCTGGTTTAGTATTCAGACTAGAGAGGCCAAAGATAACAGCACTGATATTCAAGTCTGGAAAAATGGTTGTGACAGGCTCCAAGAGCACAGCAGAGCTTATAAATTCAGTGAAGAGAATCATAAAGACCTTTGCTAACCATGGAATAAACATCTCCCATCAAGCACAAGTTCAAATACAGAATATTGTAGCCTCAGGTAATCTTGGGGTTGGAGTTAACCTGGAAGAAGCAGCCTACAAGCTCGAAAACATAATGTATGAACCAGAGCAGTTTCCTGGGCTCATCTATAGAATGACCAATCCATACGTCGTTCTCCTGATCTTCAGCAGTGGAAAAATGGTTATAACTGGAGCCAAAAGGGAAGAAGAAGTTGAGATGGCTGTTAGGAACATCTATAAAACGCTCTCCGATTTGGATTGTTTAGTTGAAGATATAGAAGGGGAAAAAACAGAGGAGTTCTTTTAAAGATCTGAATCGCAAATTATTTTAACTTAAATCCTTTAGAAAGAGCTTAGAGGGCCCGTGGCTCAGCCTGGTAGAGCGGCGGAGGCCGGAGCCCGATACCCCTTTCCCCTTTTTCACAATGGCCACCTTGGGAACTAAAAAATTGCTTAATCCCTTCAATGGCTAAGTCATGAGCGAAAATTATATAATCTGGGTAGCTTATCCAGATCCATCGGGGTATCGGGCGAAGTCCGCCGAGGCTCTTAACCCGTAGGTCCCGGGTTCAAATCCCGGCGGGCCCGCCACAGAAATTGAGAGAAGGGCTCTTGGGGGATCATCCCCCAATCTGTTTTCAGCTTACCAATGAGTAAATGAGATCTTCAAGAGCCTCAAAATCTTGAGACCTCCTGTTTCTAGGCCTAGGCAGATCCACCTTGATCTCCTTTGAGATTCTGCTCGGCCTTGGAGTTAGTATAACTATTCTATCTGCTAGAAATATGGCCTCGTCTACAGAGTGAGTTACCATTACTATCGCTTTTAGAGGTGTAATTCCGGACAACCAAATGTCCAATATTTCAGCCCTCAGCGTCTCAGCAGTTAAGGGATCTAGGTTTGAAAAGGGCTCATCCATTAGGAGAATTTCTGGCTGGATGGCAAGTGCTCTAGCAAAGTTTACTCTCTGTCTCATCCCCCCACTTAGCTCGTGGGGATAAAGATATTCAGAACCAGATAGTCCAACTAGAGAAATATACCTGCGGGCCGTTTCAGTAGCTCTTTCTCTATCCAGCCCCAAGTTCTTGAGAGGAAGTGCGACATTTTCTAGAACATTCATCCAAGGAAGAAGAGAGGGGAACTGAAAGACGAAACCCATTTTTGGCATTCTCCCCTCATTATATATTATCTCTCCACCACTGTAATTCTCCACTCCTGCTATGATTCTGAGCAATGTTGACTTTCCACAACCGGAAGGACCAAGAATTACAAGAAATTCTTTCTTGATATCCATCGTGATATCATCGATTACCTTTACTTTACCGTTCTCCGAAACGTACTCTTTTGAAATTTTTCTCAGAGATATCAATATTTGTTCCATGTTTATCATACCTCAGTCA
The Fervidicoccaceae archaeon genome window above contains:
- the gcvPA gene encoding aminomethyl-transferring glycine dehydrogenase subunit GcvPA, giving the protein MRSAHPWIPNDDEKIIEEMLKTIGINDPMELFSDIPREFLLNRKLKVGRGIPLSSISIEREMASSLMDVEDIPLYRIFAGGPVAPHYTHPVVDAIISRGEILTAYTPYQPEVSQGLLKMLFEYQSAMAVLYGVEIVNAGMYDGATALAEASLMSVRVKKNKKILVPSTLFEEYKSVLKTYFQGHEISYVEYSFDEETGEINSEELSKIRNEKGAGVIVDYPSNTGEVRKTTAEIIQEAHNANSIAIAFSDPSSLGILAPPGDLGVDIVVGEGQSLGLPLYGGGMLLGILGIRNDRELLRNLPGRLIGETVDADGNIGYAMILQSREQHIRREKATSNITTGASLNAIAALVSLALKGSRGLRKEGSKILELTEELKKKLSENGLEIIHPRALHYKNIAFRFPSGKDSKKIFMRMVKERSIIPFSMTVQGGISCATEVHEREDIEIFGASLREVLSNGI
- a CDS encoding signal peptidase I, which encodes MSRISWKDVLAILLIVSIALLLKPALSAVSGTTTPIAVVKGNSMLPLLREGDIVFLHHVPPQDIAVGEVVVYQSIYGGYIIHRVVSIIQTPTGIFYVTKGDNNPSDDSLLGQFVDGPGIPYDRIVGVVWSPFNKTFVIPLIGIISIVI
- a CDS encoding CTP synthase, whose translation is MRKFVFVTGGVMSGIGKGITTASLAMLVSRMGYSVTVIKIDPYLNVDAGTMNPYMHGEVFVTEDGGETDLDLGHYERFLGKNLSKENNITTGKIYGSVIEKERRGDYLGQTVQIIPHITDEIKGQILKVSEKEGSDVTFIEIGGTVGDIESLPFLEAARQMMIDYGRENVAYIHTAYLPVLPTTNEIKTKPLQHSVNELRRIGIQPDMIVGRSTIKLPTDIKKKISLFTNVPEKGIISAHDADVVYEVPLIMNEQGASKYLVERLMIPYREPVLDDWKDFVEKLKGLEGEVKIGMVGKYTALHDSYLSIKEAIIHSSVLVGKRVNLKWIEATELEEGKVKVEEALSNLSGAVILPGFGKRGSEGKIAAIKYIRENNIPMLGICFGLQLSVVEFARNVLGLQSANSTELEPNTPHPVVSLLEEQKKVEMLGGTMRLGSYPILLEKGTMAYSIYKNETIYERHRHRYEVNPRYIEKLESAGLKISGWSKEGKRAEIIEYRKNKFYFATQFHPEFKSNPLHPSPPFVEFLKAAASST
- a CDS encoding TATA-box-binding protein, encoding MPSRGKNNSPTYKIENIVATVSIDQKLDLHEIERRVPRVEYNPDQFPGLVFRLERPKITALIFKSGKMVVTGSKSTAELINSVKRIIKTFANHGINISHQAQVQIQNIVASGNLGVGVNLEEAAYKLENIMYEPEQFPGLIYRMTNPYVVLLIFSSGKMVITGAKREEEVEMAVRNIYKTLSDLDCLVEDIEGEKTEEFF
- a CDS encoding ABC transporter ATP-binding protein, with the translated sequence MEQILISLRKISKEYVSENGKVKVIDDITMDIKKEFLVILGPSGCGKSTLLRIIAGVENYSGGEIIYNEGRMPKMGFVFQFPSLLPWMNVLENVALPLKNLGLDRERATETARRYISLVGLSGSEYLYPHELSGGMRQRVNFARALAIQPEILLMDEPFSNLDPLTAETLRAEILDIWLSGITPLKAIVMVTHSVDEAIFLADRIVILTPRPSRISKEIKVDLPRPRNRRSQDFEALEDLIYSLVS